TGTATCCGTCCGGTCCCGCAGCGCTTGACGCCTATTGCGGCGCCCAGTTCCAAGGGGCGAGTTCTTCGATGCGGTTGATCTTGTGATCTGCGATACGCTCGAGAACCCAAGTAAGCCAGGCTTCGGGATTGACGTTGTTCATGCGGGCGGTTTCGATGAGCGTGTAGGCGATCGCCGCGGCCTTGCCGCCACCTTTTGAGCCCATGAAGAGGTAATTTTTCCTGCCAAGGGTCAGGGGTCTGATTGACCGCTCGCAGATATTGTTGTCCAGTTCCAGCTGTCCGTTCTCGAGGTATGGCCGCGCCTTGGGAATGCGACCGAGCGCGTAGCGGATCGCCTCGGCCAGCTTGGTCTTTCCGGATATTTTTGGCAGTTGCTGCTTCAGCCAGCCTTCCAGTTCATCGAAGACCGGCTTCGCCTGTGCCTGCCGCAGGGCGACGCGTTCGTCGGGGGATTTGTAGCGCGCCTCCTTTTCCACACCATAGAGCCTGGCAATCCGTTCGATGGCGCCCCTGGCGATGACGGACCCATCGCGCTCGAAGACATCCACGAACTTGCGGCGGACATGAACCATGCAGGCTTGTTCCGTGGCGAGGCCTTCGCCAAACAGGCCATTGAAGCCGGTGAAGCCGTCGGCATGCACGGTGCCCTTGTAGCCCGAGAGGTGGGCAGAGGGGTGCTGTCCTTTCCGGTCCACGCTGAACTGATACCACGCGCAGGGCGGCGCCTGTCCGCACCATGGCCTCTCGTCGCGGACGTAACTCCAGAGCCGCGCGGTATGGGCCTTGCCTGTCTTCGCACCGGTCTGCATCTTGACCGGGGTGTCGTCGGCAAACACGGCGGGCCCGGCGCGCACCAGCTTGCCGATATGCTCGGCCAACGGTTCCAGCAACGCCGTTGAACGCCCGACCCAGTCGGTGAGCGTCGATCGGTGCAGGTCGAGCTTCTCGCGCGCGTAGATCTCCGACTGCCGGTATAATGGCAGATGATCGCAATACTTGCCGACCAGCACATGCGCGAGAAGACCGGGGCCGGCGCGGCCGCGCTCGATGGGGCGGCTCGGCAACGGTGCCTGCGCGAAGGTCTCGCAGCAGCTGCAGGCCATGCGCGGACGCACGATCTGGCGGACGACGAAGCGCCCCGGGATGTATTCCAGTTCCTGCGTCACCTCCTCGCCGACTGGGCGCAGGGCGCCGCCACACGAGGCGCAGGCATCGCCCGGAGACAAGACCTCGGTCTGTCGCTCGAGATGATCGGGCAGCGGGGCACGGCTGTGTTGCCGTTTGGCGGGCCTGTCGGATTGCGCCGCATCGTCGTCCGCACCGGTTTCGTCATGCTTCGCCTGAGCCGCCCGCGCGATCTCGGTGTCTTCCTGCAGGTCGAAGGCCAGCTGATCGAGGCTTTCGGATTTCGACCCGAACCGCGCCTTGCGATGGGCCGCCAGCTGCCCTTGCAGGTCTTCCACCTTCAGGGTCAGAGACTTGATCTCCTCGCCCATCAGGGCGACCAGACCCTTCAGGTCTTCGGCATCGTCCGGCAGGGATTTCAGCGTCTCCAGCATGGCGGGAATATACTGAACCGGCGGCGGGAGTGGAACAAGGAATGCGCCTAAGCCCCTGTTTTGTTGTATTATCCCGCCTGCAATGGCCGCCATGTCTTTTGCGGCATGCGCCAGTCGATCCCCTCCAGCAGCATCGAGAGTTGCGACGGACTGAGGCTGACCTTGCCCTCCTTCGCCGCGGGCCAGACGAACCGGCCACGCTCGAGGCGCTTGGAGAACAGGCAGGCCCCCTGGGCATCCCACCAGATGATCTTCAATAGATCGCCCCGGCGCCCCCGGAACACGAACAGGTGGCCGGAATACGGGTTCTCGGCCAGGACCTTTTCAGCCTGCGCCGCCAAGGTGTTGAAGCCACGCCGCATGTCTGTCACCCCGGCCGCGAGCCACACCCGCGTATTGCTCGGCACCGGGATCATGCCATCAGGCCCTGCACGAGCCCGATAACAGATGACAGCGCCGTCGGTCCTTCAATGACGACCCGTCGCCCATCCGACAGCGTGATGTCGACCCGATGCGCCAGAAGAGGGGCCGATGTCGAACCCGCAGTCATCATGGGCGCGTCGTCGGCATCATGGTCGATGGACGACCCCGACACTTCCACCGGCAAGAAGATACCGTCATCTTCCGATGCCATTTGCGTTTCGTCCGCAGCAGGGGAAAAGCGGGGGTCTTTCAGCCACTTGAAGATCAGGTTCGCGTTCATCGAATAACGACGGGCAACCTGCGCGACCGACACACCCGGGACCAAAGCCTGCTCGCAGATCGACCGCTTCTCTTCGTCCGCCCAGAACCGCTTCTTCTGGCCCTTCTTGCCCGCCATGGAGTGCCCTCATGATGTCCACTATCGATGGTGGACACTATCAGCCTTGGATTCCGCCCGTTAGAGCGGCGTCAGCGGACGGATACGGTAGAGTAACCGTGAAACGCGGCGGATGCCGTAACCACGTTTTACTGAAGCGTTCGCAATGCGCTCGAGCAGACGACGACAGCGTCGTGCATCACCAGGCTGGCTGGGGCGCTCGCTGACAGCTTTCGGCGCTGTTTTCGATACCACGGCAGCACCGACGTCGAAATGCTCGCTCGGAACGTTTTCAGCGCTGGATTGTTGATCCGCAGTGCCTCCGTAGCTATTGGAGATCTGGGTCATCCGGTCTCTTATGCGCCAGAACCCATCCCTTCGTCGCAGATAGAGAACCCTTGAACATCGTCCTTTTTTTACCGACAACGCGGCGAGTCCATCTCAACAACGGCGATGCTCGGTCAGGAGTCAAAACTTCCCGAAATCCGGATGATCTCTGTAGGCGTCGGCAACAGGCGTGCCTTCGTCAAGCGCCGCGTCGAGATCATCATCGACAGTCTGGTCGTTCGCCGGCATGTCCCGAGACGCGTCCCAAGACCAGTTCGGCGCGACGATGACCAGTTCGTCCTCCATCTCCTTGCGCAACAAAAGTTCCTCTTCCGCGCGCTTGAGTGGCTTCCGGATGCTACTCTCCGTCCATAGCCGGCGTTCATCACGCTTTTCACTGATGAGATTGTGAGGTCCATCGCGGTTCACCAGTTGCACCTTCTCGCGAAGGGTCATCTTCTCAAAGCCCGGCGTGCGTTCAATGAAATCAGCAAGCTCTTGCGCTTTGCGGTCAGCTCTCGCCGCGTTTGAGATCGCACCTTTGCGCTGTGCTGCAGGGAGGTTGGTCGTATTTCCGAGTTTGCCCCCGCGTTTCTTTGCACGGGCCATGCCTTCGCGCGCCCGATCTGCGATTTCGTCACGATCACGCTGGGCTTCATGAAGACGATGCTCCAGGCGTTGGTGTCCAACCCGGCGACGTTCGGCGATGGAGATCGCCGGCACGTCACTCCCGAAGATGTATTCCAGCACGGCCGGGTGACGTGCGAGGCGGTCCACACTGGGAACTAAAATTACCGCATTGTTCTCCCTGGCTATCTTGAGAGCCCGCCGCAGCCCAGGACGATACAGGTGCCCTTGCACGCCTGCAGCAGAGCAATCATCTTCTTCGATCGTCAGCAGCTTCAGCTTCCTCTCATCACAGAAACCACGCACCACATAGGCCTGCTCATCAAGACTACCACCTTCCAGTGCCTGTCTAGGGGTAGATACACGGATGTAGCCAACAACGTCTTGCAAGGTGTCTTCTTCTTGTGTGTTTGTATTCTGTGATAGGCTCAAGCGCCTTGTTTTCTTACTTCTATTATATGTTCATTACTAAAGCAAAGAGATTAGCCATTATCACACCTAGGGGGCGGTCGCACCTTGGATGGTTTCGGACGGCAAGGCATCACCCTTGCAGATGATTCAGGATGCGATCCAACTCAGCGGCCGTAGTTATCTTGAAGCAGATTAGGTCTGCGTGCCCCAGTTCGCGCATCGACTTCAGGGCTGAATGACGGCCGTAGATGGGTTTGCCGTTCGAGCCTTTGGCGGCGAACAGTGCCGATGCGGGCGATGATTGGAAATGGAGTCCAGGCTTGTCGATCAAGCCGCCGACGCGCGTGTGCGCAACCCAGAAGTTGGCCGGGGTCTTCGGCCCTTTCTCGAACATCACCTCGGCACGGTCTCGGTCCCTGCAGCGCAACAGATACCGCGCCGCGAGCTTGCCCTGGTGGCCGGAGGGATGCTCCATCGCCTGCGCGTCGAGATGCGCCAGGCAGGCCAACTTCAGCTCGTCCCGGTCCATCATGCTGGCTCCTTCTCGGTTAGAGCCAGTAGCCGCCGGCGGATCAGTCGTTCCCGACCGCGCACGAACTCGGGCAGCATGGCCGTGGTCCACAGATCCGGTGTGTGCTCTATCATGTGTCGATCGCGGTAGGTGTCGCTCCGGCCAGTGATCCAGGCCTCGAACGGCAGATCGCTTTTCTCCAGGTTCTCCTGGCTTGGCAGCAGCTGCAGATTGCCGAGGCGATTGACGGCATCCGTGATCTCTCGGATGCGATGTTCGGGCAGGTTCATGCCCATCAGGATTCGGCGCGCCGCACGGGCCTGTGGGATGATGTGATCGACATGGTAGATGGTCCCGTTCCAGTCGAGATCGTTATAAAGCAACGACAGCGCGAGGAATGTCTTGGGCTTTCCATGCTTGAGCTCCAGAAGTTCCTCGACACCGCGTTCATCCAGACGTGTCAGGCGACCGCCGATGGCCAGCGCATGATAGAGCTGGGCTTCGGGGAAGTCCCGGGACGCTTGCCGCGCGTCCTTAAGGGTTGAACGAGCGACAGAAATGGTCCTGTCCGAGGTTCCGGCGAAGACGCCCATCAGCAGACTGTTGAGAAGCCAGCGCTGCGTCGCCCGTCCGTTCTGTCGGTCGAATTCCGATGAGCCGCGCAGCGTCAAGCTAGGCGCGTGGAACAGGAACCAGGCTATCGGCAGCACAGCATTCAATGACGAGAGGTTCTCGGCAGAGATCCCGAGCGCGTTCAGAAACCGGAAGCTGCGCTCGATCGCATCCTTGATAGCCGGCCATTGTCGCTCGATCTCCGCAATCGACTGTGTGGTGAAGTTAGAGACATTGTATTTCACGTCGAAGCCGCACAGCACCAGGCAGGCCTTTAGCACGAAATCCCTGGTGATCTTGTTCGGGCTGCCCAGGCCGGTGTTGATGTGATCGACGAATCCGAACACCATGTCGCGGGCCGAGCCAGTCTCCCATTTCGAGGTGATCAGCGACATCATCAGGTCGGACTTGGACAACTTGGTGCCACCGTCGTTGGCGCGGACGAAGATATCGAGCACCCGATCCACGGATCGGCTGATCTCGGTGTAGTAGTTGACCAATTCGTCGACCCAGATCATCTGGTGTAGGCGGTGTAGGGCAGAGGTGATCAACTCACGATCGTAGGCGGTCACCCCGTGATGTAATTGCCCCAGCGTTGCCTCGATCAACTCCTCCAGCTTGTCCTTGGTGCGGTAGTTCAGAATGTCACCCAGCCGGAACCAGTGATGGCGATAATCGTTGCGTGGAGGCAGGGCGTGGAACCGCAGCCCATAGCTGACGCCGAGATCAGTGTCTTTCTCCTCGTAGTCCTCGGAGGGGTCCTGCAATAGATCCAGGTAGAGGGTTTTTTCCACCCAGGCATCCGCACTCGCGCGACGCTTGTGCTTGATCTTTTCCGAGAAGGTGCCGCGCAGGGCGATCAGCAGCGACGTCATGCGTTGTTGGCCGTCCAGCACCAGCGTCACGTCCCGGCCGTCGGCAGACGCGGTCAAGTTCTGCATCCCCGGCTTCCAGTTCTCGATGAAATTGTAGATCTTCAGGTCACGCTTCATGTCTTCATCGATGGCCCAGAACATGAAAGAACTGATCGGATAGCCTTTCATGAGCGAGTCGATGAGCGTCACCACCTGGTCCGCGTTCCAGACGAATGGCCGCTGGATGGCCGGCAGGAAGTAGCGGGTATTCACATCCGCAAGGAGGTTTCCGATCGTGATAGTAGCGTAGGTCATTTGTGTCCCAACGTAGATATTCTCATATAAATCAGACGGAGATTTAAAATCTCGCGCCTCAATCTAAGCGCGCATTCCCTGTTGAGACAACAAGTCTCCTCAGAGTGTGACAGAATGACTTTGGTCTGGGAATTTCTACAAAACGCATCTCGCTCTCCGCTCCTCACGACGTCCAATTTTT
This is a stretch of genomic DNA from Aquicoccus sp. G2-2. It encodes these proteins:
- a CDS encoding DUF262 domain-containing protein, producing the protein MTYATITIGNLLADVNTRYFLPAIQRPFVWNADQVVTLIDSLMKGYPISSFMFWAIDEDMKRDLKIYNFIENWKPGMQNLTASADGRDVTLVLDGQQRMTSLLIALRGTFSEKIKHKRRASADAWVEKTLYLDLLQDPSEDYEEKDTDLGVSYGLRFHALPPRNDYRHHWFRLGDILNYRTKDKLEELIEATLGQLHHGVTAYDRELITSALHRLHQMIWVDELVNYYTEISRSVDRVLDIFVRANDGGTKLSKSDLMMSLITSKWETGSARDMVFGFVDHINTGLGSPNKITRDFVLKACLVLCGFDVKYNVSNFTTQSIAEIERQWPAIKDAIERSFRFLNALGISAENLSSLNAVLPIAWFLFHAPSLTLRGSSEFDRQNGRATQRWLLNSLLMGVFAGTSDRTISVARSTLKDARQASRDFPEAQLYHALAIGGRLTRLDERGVEELLELKHGKPKTFLALSLLYNDLDWNGTIYHVDHIIPQARAARRILMGMNLPEHRIREITDAVNRLGNLQLLPSQENLEKSDLPFEAWITGRSDTYRDRHMIEHTPDLWTTAMLPEFVRGRERLIRRRLLALTEKEPA
- a CDS encoding IS66 family transposase gives rise to the protein MLETLKSLPDDAEDLKGLVALMGEEIKSLTLKVEDLQGQLAAHRKARFGSKSESLDQLAFDLQEDTEIARAAQAKHDETGADDDAAQSDRPAKRQHSRAPLPDHLERQTEVLSPGDACASCGGALRPVGEEVTQELEYIPGRFVVRQIVRPRMACSCCETFAQAPLPSRPIERGRAGPGLLAHVLVGKYCDHLPLYRQSEIYAREKLDLHRSTLTDWVGRSTALLEPLAEHIGKLVRAGPAVFADDTPVKMQTGAKTGKAHTARLWSYVRDERPWCGQAPPCAWYQFSVDRKGQHPSAHLSGYKGTVHADGFTGFNGLFGEGLATEQACMVHVRRKFVDVFERDGSVIARGAIERIARLYGVEKEARYKSPDERVALRQAQAKPVFDELEGWLKQQLPKISGKTKLAEAIRYALGRIPKARPYLENGQLELDNNICERSIRPLTLGRKNYLFMGSKGGGKAAAIAYTLIETARMNNVNPEAWLTWVLERIADHKINRIEELAPWNWAPQ
- a CDS encoding transposase; amino-acid sequence: MAGKKGQKKRFWADEEKRSICEQALVPGVSVAQVARRYSMNANLIFKWLKDPRFSPAADETQMASEDDGIFLPVEVSGSSIDHDADDAPMMTAGSTSAPLLAHRVDITLSDGRRVVIEGPTALSSVIGLVQGLMA
- the tnpB gene encoding IS66 family insertion sequence element accessory protein TnpB (TnpB, as the term is used for proteins encoded by IS66 family insertion elements, is considered an accessory protein, since TnpC, encoded by a neighboring gene, is a DDE family transposase.), whose protein sequence is MIPVPSNTRVWLAAGVTDMRRGFNTLAAQAEKVLAENPYSGHLFVFRGRRGDLLKIIWWDAQGACLFSKRLERGRFVWPAAKEGKVSLSPSQLSMLLEGIDWRMPQKTWRPLQAG
- a CDS encoding recombinase family protein; protein product: MQDVVGYIRVSTPRQALEGGSLDEQAYVVRGFCDERKLKLLTIEEDDCSAAGVQGHLYRPGLRRALKIARENNAVILVPSVDRLARHPAVLEYIFGSDVPAISIAERRRVGHQRLEHRLHEAQRDRDEIADRAREGMARAKKRGGKLGNTTNLPAAQRKGAISNAARADRKAQELADFIERTPGFEKMTLREKVQLVNRDGPHNLISEKRDERRLWTESSIRKPLKRAEEELLLRKEMEDELVIVAPNWSWDASRDMPANDQTVDDDLDAALDEGTPVADAYRDHPDFGKF